One genomic region from Gossypium hirsutum isolate 1008001.06 chromosome D13, Gossypium_hirsutum_v2.1, whole genome shotgun sequence encodes:
- the LOC107938748 gene encoding uncharacterized protein isoform X1 has product MKQPECKMGEDKELKDSSLMKQPECNKGEGEGEDKELKDSSLMKQPECNKGEGEGEGEDTELKEDDISQDSDCFSGLSNYEQAKRWRYVCLRKTCQRNEQVALLLKVLKCDKSEIPSIYEFRNVYHFHAYLTLDEAENLSELGEVGDIDWLSMSEVASKAKRTRSRTSNGLLKPKKQKTSMGSILSQRRQNKEKWRYNEDFEPEPESDIKDLEEEDLPEDDYDDSCRDSCRYEGYSCRQGYYGFDASGKRWYEVSLVDEKNQDYHKALLVDVLKWDSCKSIYSYKANHLFEARMSEEEADKVAGLEEVEYVEPRRYIKIMDLN; this is encoded by the exons ATGAAGCAACCTGAATGCAAAATGGGGGAAGATAAGGAACTCAAAG ACTCCAGCTTGATGAAGCAACCTGAATGCAACAAGGGAGAAGGGGAAGGGGAGGATAAGGAACTCAAAG ACTCCAGCTTGATGAAGCAACCTGAATGCAACAAGGgagaaggggaaggggaaggggaagatACAGAACTCAAAG AGGATGATATCAGCCAAGACTCCGATTGTTTCTCCGGTTTGTCCAATTATGAACAGGCAAAAAGG TGGCGTTATGTATGCTTGCGGAAGACATGTCAGCGTAATGAGCAGGTAGCTTTGTTGTTAAAGGTGCTTAAATG TGATAAGTCTGAAATCCCATCCATATATGAATTCCGTAACGTCTATCATTTTCACGCTTACTTGACGTTGGATGAGGCTGAGAACTTAAGTG AATTAGGAGAGGTCGGGGATATTGATTGGCTTTCAATGTCGGAGGTCGCTAGTAAAGCAAAACGAACCAGGTCTCGAACTTCCAATGGTCTACTAAAACCAAAGAAACAAAAGACTAGTATGG GCAGCATTCTCTCGCAGCGGAGACAAAACAAAGAGAAATGGAGGTATAATGAAG ATTTTGAGCCAGAGCCAGAGTCTGACATTAAGGATTTAGAGGAGGAAGACTTGCCAG AGGATGATTATGATGACTCCTGCAGAGACTCCTGCAGATACGAGGGTTATTCCTGCAGACAGGGTTATTATGGGTTTGATGCATCTGGGAAAAGG TGGTATGAAGTAAGCTTGGTAGATGAGAAAAACCAGGATTATCATAAAGCTTTGCTGGTAGATGTGCTTAAATG GGATTCATGTAAAAGCATCTATAGTTACAAGGCTAATCATCTGTTTGAAGCCCGCATGAGTGAGGAAGAGGCTGATAAAGTTGCTG ggTTGGAAGAAGTTGAGTACGTGGAGCCACGTCGGTACATCAAGATCATGGACCTCAATTAG
- the LOC107938748 gene encoding uncharacterized protein isoform X3 has protein sequence MKQPECKMGEDKELKDSSLMKQPECNKGEGEGEGEDTELKEDDISQDSDCFSGLSNYEQAKRWRYVCLRKTCQRNEQVALLLKVLKCDKSEIPSIYEFRNVYHFHAYLTLDEAENLSELGEVGDIDWLSMSEVASKAKRTRSRTSNGLLKPKKQKTSMGSILSQRRQNKEKWRYNEDFEPEPESDIKDLEEEDLPEDDYDDSCRDSCRYEGYSCRQGYYGFDASGKRWYEVSLVDEKNQDYHKALLVDVLKWDSCKSIYSYKANHLFEARMSEEEADKVAGLEEVEYVEPRRYIKIMDLN, from the exons ATGAAGCAACCTGAATGCAAAATGGGGGAAGATAAGGAACTCAAAG ACTCCAGCTTGATGAAGCAACCTGAATGCAACAAGGgagaaggggaaggggaaggggaagatACAGAACTCAAAG AGGATGATATCAGCCAAGACTCCGATTGTTTCTCCGGTTTGTCCAATTATGAACAGGCAAAAAGG TGGCGTTATGTATGCTTGCGGAAGACATGTCAGCGTAATGAGCAGGTAGCTTTGTTGTTAAAGGTGCTTAAATG TGATAAGTCTGAAATCCCATCCATATATGAATTCCGTAACGTCTATCATTTTCACGCTTACTTGACGTTGGATGAGGCTGAGAACTTAAGTG AATTAGGAGAGGTCGGGGATATTGATTGGCTTTCAATGTCGGAGGTCGCTAGTAAAGCAAAACGAACCAGGTCTCGAACTTCCAATGGTCTACTAAAACCAAAGAAACAAAAGACTAGTATGG GCAGCATTCTCTCGCAGCGGAGACAAAACAAAGAGAAATGGAGGTATAATGAAG ATTTTGAGCCAGAGCCAGAGTCTGACATTAAGGATTTAGAGGAGGAAGACTTGCCAG AGGATGATTATGATGACTCCTGCAGAGACTCCTGCAGATACGAGGGTTATTCCTGCAGACAGGGTTATTATGGGTTTGATGCATCTGGGAAAAGG TGGTATGAAGTAAGCTTGGTAGATGAGAAAAACCAGGATTATCATAAAGCTTTGCTGGTAGATGTGCTTAAATG GGATTCATGTAAAAGCATCTATAGTTACAAGGCTAATCATCTGTTTGAAGCCCGCATGAGTGAGGAAGAGGCTGATAAAGTTGCTG ggTTGGAAGAAGTTGAGTACGTGGAGCCACGTCGGTACATCAAGATCATGGACCTCAATTAG
- the LOC107938748 gene encoding uncharacterized protein isoform X2, whose protein sequence is MKQPECNKGEGEGEDKELKDSSLMKQPECNKGEGEGEGEDTELKEDDISQDSDCFSGLSNYEQAKRWRYVCLRKTCQRNEQVALLLKVLKCDKSEIPSIYEFRNVYHFHAYLTLDEAENLSELGEVGDIDWLSMSEVASKAKRTRSRTSNGLLKPKKQKTSMGSILSQRRQNKEKWRYNEDFEPEPESDIKDLEEEDLPEDDYDDSCRDSCRYEGYSCRQGYYGFDASGKRWYEVSLVDEKNQDYHKALLVDVLKWDSCKSIYSYKANHLFEARMSEEEADKVAGLEEVEYVEPRRYIKIMDLN, encoded by the exons ATGAAGCAACCTGAATGCAACAAGGGAGAAGGGGAAGGGGAGGATAAGGAACTCAAAG ACTCCAGCTTGATGAAGCAACCTGAATGCAACAAGGgagaaggggaaggggaaggggaagatACAGAACTCAAAG AGGATGATATCAGCCAAGACTCCGATTGTTTCTCCGGTTTGTCCAATTATGAACAGGCAAAAAGG TGGCGTTATGTATGCTTGCGGAAGACATGTCAGCGTAATGAGCAGGTAGCTTTGTTGTTAAAGGTGCTTAAATG TGATAAGTCTGAAATCCCATCCATATATGAATTCCGTAACGTCTATCATTTTCACGCTTACTTGACGTTGGATGAGGCTGAGAACTTAAGTG AATTAGGAGAGGTCGGGGATATTGATTGGCTTTCAATGTCGGAGGTCGCTAGTAAAGCAAAACGAACCAGGTCTCGAACTTCCAATGGTCTACTAAAACCAAAGAAACAAAAGACTAGTATGG GCAGCATTCTCTCGCAGCGGAGACAAAACAAAGAGAAATGGAGGTATAATGAAG ATTTTGAGCCAGAGCCAGAGTCTGACATTAAGGATTTAGAGGAGGAAGACTTGCCAG AGGATGATTATGATGACTCCTGCAGAGACTCCTGCAGATACGAGGGTTATTCCTGCAGACAGGGTTATTATGGGTTTGATGCATCTGGGAAAAGG TGGTATGAAGTAAGCTTGGTAGATGAGAAAAACCAGGATTATCATAAAGCTTTGCTGGTAGATGTGCTTAAATG GGATTCATGTAAAAGCATCTATAGTTACAAGGCTAATCATCTGTTTGAAGCCCGCATGAGTGAGGAAGAGGCTGATAAAGTTGCTG ggTTGGAAGAAGTTGAGTACGTGGAGCCACGTCGGTACATCAAGATCATGGACCTCAATTAG